In Brevundimonas subvibrioides, a genomic segment contains:
- a CDS encoding biotin/lipoyl-binding protein: protein MPAFLKNKWLWIGILLIIVIIVGFMALQGAGAAKKAETEKAEATKVESPYAAIANGKVDVEGGIIQIAARRGGIVREVLVQEGDTVVAGQILARQEDDEPRLALQTASADLAAAESQLRLIQVNIRTAQRELERLQALVATNFVAAQRVDQARDAVATAQAQLGAQQASVQTARARRDQAAYNVELTVIRSPADGRIVRRYANPGAGASTLNVSNMFDLEPVAPRIARAEIVESDIPNVSVGQAVEITPEGDPTKVYVGSVLRRAAVFGARKLASDDPSQRSDERVVEVVVSANDAPLLIGQRVLVKFMKPGQTAGAPRAPNIGVPANRSMQAPDPAA from the coding sequence ATGCCCGCATTCCTCAAGAACAAATGGCTCTGGATCGGCATCCTGCTGATCATCGTCATCATCGTCGGCTTCATGGCCCTGCAGGGCGCGGGCGCGGCCAAGAAGGCGGAAACGGAAAAGGCCGAGGCGACCAAGGTCGAAAGCCCCTATGCCGCCATTGCCAACGGCAAGGTGGACGTCGAGGGCGGCATCATCCAGATCGCGGCCCGTCGTGGCGGTATCGTGCGGGAGGTTCTGGTCCAGGAAGGCGACACCGTGGTCGCCGGGCAGATCCTGGCCCGTCAGGAAGACGACGAACCGCGGCTGGCGCTGCAGACGGCCTCTGCCGATCTGGCCGCCGCCGAAAGTCAGCTGCGACTGATCCAGGTCAACATCCGCACCGCGCAGCGCGAGCTGGAACGGCTCCAGGCCCTGGTCGCGACCAACTTCGTGGCCGCCCAGCGCGTGGACCAGGCCCGCGACGCGGTCGCCACCGCCCAGGCCCAGCTGGGGGCCCAGCAGGCCTCCGTGCAGACCGCCCGCGCCCGCCGCGACCAGGCCGCCTATAACGTCGAACTGACGGTCATCCGCTCGCCAGCCGACGGTCGGATCGTGCGTCGTTACGCCAATCCCGGCGCCGGGGCCTCGACCCTTAACGTGTCCAACATGTTCGACCTGGAGCCCGTCGCCCCCCGTATCGCCCGCGCCGAAATCGTCGAGAGCGACATCCCAAACGTCAGCGTCGGTCAGGCCGTCGAGATCACCCCCGAGGGCGATCCGACCAAGGTCTATGTCGGGTCAGTCCTGCGCCGCGCGGCCGTGTTCGGGGCGAGGAAGCTGGCGTCGGACGATCCGTCCCAGCGCTCGGACGAACGCGTGGTCGAGGTCGTTGTCTCGGCCAACGACGCGCCCTTGCTGATCGGCCAGCGGGTCCTGGTCAAGTTCATGAAGCCCGGCCAGACGGCCGGTGCGCCGCGCGCCCCCAACATCGGTGTCCCGGCCAACCGCTCGATGCAGGCCCCCGACCCGGCGGCCTGA
- a CDS encoding endonuclease domain-containing protein: MTTQGAVSRARVLRRTLTPPEARLWIYLRRRALGGLKFRRQHPVGPYVLDFYCPEARLAVEVDGQHHADPEQFEKDEARTAWLAKQDIAVLRIAAERVRTDLEGVLGWIRTNAEDRVRG, translated from the coding sequence TTGACGACGCAGGGCGCCGTGAGCCGGGCGCGGGTGCTACGGCGGACGCTGACGCCGCCGGAGGCGCGGCTGTGGATTTACTTGCGGCGGCGGGCGCTGGGAGGCCTGAAGTTTCGCCGCCAGCACCCGGTGGGGCCGTACGTCCTCGACTTCTATTGTCCTGAGGCTCGGCTGGCGGTCGAGGTGGATGGCCAACATCATGCCGATCCGGAGCAGTTCGAGAAGGATGAGGCCCGGACGGCGTGGCTAGCCAAGCAAGACATCGCGGTGCTGCGCATCGCGGCGGAGCGGGTGCGCACCGATCTTGAGGGCGTGCTGGGCTGGATCAGGACGAACGCCGAAGACCGAGTGCGCGGTTAA
- a CDS encoding GNAT family N-acetyltransferase, protein MSGPTTRIATLDDLPALHRLIERAYRGETAKVGWTNEADLLDGQRTDVEELTEILTDPARIMLLAEAEGAVVACLQLVDEGGGTAYLGMLSVEPELQAGGLGRLMIAAAEAEAVARFGAATMRMTVIRQRPELIAWYERRGYVRTGETEPFPLSDERFGLPRRQDLEFVVLAKGL, encoded by the coding sequence TTGAGCGGACCGACGACCCGGATTGCGACCCTCGACGACCTGCCGGCCCTGCACCGGCTGATCGAGCGCGCCTATCGCGGCGAGACGGCCAAGGTGGGCTGGACCAATGAGGCCGATCTGCTGGACGGCCAGCGCACCGATGTCGAGGAACTGACCGAAATCCTGACCGACCCGGCGCGCATCATGCTGCTGGCCGAGGCTGAAGGCGCAGTGGTCGCCTGTCTCCAGCTGGTGGATGAGGGCGGCGGTACGGCCTATCTCGGCATGCTGTCGGTGGAGCCCGAGTTGCAGGCGGGGGGGCTTGGCCGCCTCATGATCGCAGCAGCCGAAGCGGAGGCCGTCGCCCGTTTCGGCGCGGCCACCATGCGCATGACCGTCATCCGCCAGCGCCCTGAACTGATCGCCTGGTACGAACGCCGGGGCTATGTCCGGACCGGCGAGACCGAGCCCTTTCCATTGAGCGACGAACGCTTCGGTCTGCCGAGGCGGCAGGATCTGGAGTTCGTGGTGCTGGCGAAGGGGCTTTAA
- a CDS encoding DUF1289 domain-containing protein gives MSLTVAQPPRPVATPCIKVCVVDGASSLCLGCYRTLSEIAGWSRLSDDERTVIMGELPARRDRIDPALRGA, from the coding sequence ATGTCGCTGACTGTCGCACAGCCGCCCCGGCCCGTGGCCACCCCCTGCATCAAGGTCTGCGTCGTCGACGGGGCCTCCAGCCTCTGCCTGGGCTGCTATCGGACCCTGTCCGAGATCGCCGGATGGAGCCGGCTGAGCGACGACGAACGCACGGTCATCATGGGCGAACTTCCGGCCCGCCGGGACCGGATCGATCCTGCCCTGCGCGGGGCATGA
- the dusA gene encoding tRNA dihydrouridine(20/20a) synthase DusA, which translates to MTPVPAHRLSVAPMMDWTDRHCRAFHRALSRRALLYTEMVTAPAVIHGDRERLLGFDAVEHPVALQLGGSDPDQLAEAARIGAAMGYDEINLNVGCPSDRVQSGRFGACLMKEPELVADCMAAIRGAVDLPATVKCRIGVDDQDPAVSLFATVDASAAVGVTTFIVHARKAWLSGLSPKENRDVPPLDYALVRRLKAERPHLTICINGGIASLDAAEAHLDSTDGVVLDGVMLGRAAYHEPALLGQVDRRLFGEGDGDVDPFTAIDRYKPYLAARLAEGWGLHAMTRHMLGLMHGRPGARAFRRILTVEAIRPGAGLEVVDRAVEAVREAGARRERMGEAA; encoded by the coding sequence ATGACTCCCGTACCCGCCCACCGCCTGTCGGTGGCCCCCATGATGGACTGGACCGACCGGCACTGCCGCGCGTTTCACCGCGCGCTGAGCAGGCGGGCCTTGCTCTATACCGAGATGGTCACGGCCCCGGCGGTGATCCACGGCGACCGTGAGCGGCTGCTGGGGTTCGATGCGGTCGAACATCCGGTCGCCCTGCAGCTGGGCGGATCGGACCCGGATCAGCTCGCCGAGGCCGCCCGCATCGGGGCCGCCATGGGCTATGACGAGATCAATCTGAACGTCGGCTGCCCGTCCGACCGGGTCCAGTCCGGGCGGTTCGGGGCCTGTCTGATGAAGGAACCGGAGCTGGTCGCGGACTGTATGGCGGCGATCCGGGGGGCGGTCGATCTGCCTGCCACGGTGAAATGCCGGATCGGGGTCGACGATCAGGACCCGGCGGTCAGCCTGTTCGCGACCGTCGATGCCAGCGCCGCCGTCGGCGTGACCACCTTCATCGTCCATGCGCGAAAGGCCTGGCTGAGCGGTCTGTCGCCCAAAGAGAACCGCGACGTGCCCCCGCTCGACTACGCCCTGGTCCGGCGGCTGAAGGCCGAGCGTCCGCATCTGACGATCTGCATCAATGGCGGCATCGCCTCGCTGGATGCGGCCGAGGCGCATCTGGACAGCACGGACGGCGTAGTCCTGGACGGCGTCATGCTGGGCCGCGCCGCCTATCACGAGCCTGCCCTGCTGGGTCAGGTGGACCGGCGTCTGTTCGGCGAGGGGGACGGGGATGTCGATCCCTTCACGGCCATCGATCGCTACAAACCCTATCTGGCCGCCCGTCTGGCCGAAGGCTGGGGCCTGCACGCCATGACCCGCCACATGCTGGGCCTGATGCATGGACGTCCGGGCGCACGGGCCTTCCGCCGCATCCTGACCGTCGAGGCGATCCGGCCGGGGGCGGGGCTGGAGGTCGTGGACCGGGCCGTCGAGGCGGTCCGCGAGGCCGGGGCCCGCCGCGAGCGGATGGGCGAGGCGGCCTGA
- a CDS encoding ABC transporter permease: MSLALSTLLYEWRRYMAAVMALALSGLLVLGMAGVFIGIGKGFTATIERSSADVIIMQPGAKSLIGGPSGVPRRFIPLAYNHPEVVEVQPLDGAGGSFQSIKDVDPTKSAADRARENAPKLNFVQASIIDTTPGAVTIPTDYSPELVEALRQPYTVAIDETALKALGVKLGDKALYNGQTVTVAAILRGYPNMMQSTVVMSRDTLRMVGQADTGPRVGPLMIKLRDPSRAAIVAAQLNQMGNGQWRAWTRQALADANQSAMFEEGPLIIILGGVTFVGIIIGVAITWQTLRGAIMANIKEFASLRALGVGMGSLRRIVVELSFWVGVVGVAAAIGLTWLVALFAASQGVLIALQPFALIMVGGGLITIAMVSGLLSLGVLKNSQPADLLR, encoded by the coding sequence ATGTCGCTCGCGCTTTCAACGCTGCTCTACGAGTGGCGCCGCTACATGGCCGCCGTCATGGCCCTGGCCCTGTCCGGCCTGCTGGTTCTGGGCATGGCCGGCGTCTTCATCGGCATCGGCAAGGGATTCACCGCCACGATCGAGCGGTCGAGCGCCGACGTCATCATCATGCAGCCGGGGGCCAAGTCGCTGATCGGCGGACCGTCGGGCGTGCCGCGCCGCTTCATCCCCCTGGCCTACAACCATCCCGAGGTTGTGGAGGTACAGCCCCTCGACGGTGCAGGCGGCAGCTTCCAGTCGATCAAGGACGTCGACCCAACCAAGTCGGCCGCCGACCGTGCGCGCGAAAATGCCCCGAAGCTGAACTTCGTCCAGGCCTCGATCATCGACACGACGCCCGGTGCGGTGACCATCCCCACCGACTATTCGCCCGAGCTGGTCGAGGCCCTGCGCCAGCCCTACACCGTCGCCATCGACGAAACCGCGCTGAAGGCGCTGGGCGTCAAGCTGGGCGACAAGGCGCTGTACAATGGCCAGACGGTGACGGTCGCGGCCATCCTGCGCGGCTATCCCAACATGATGCAGTCCACCGTCGTGATGTCGCGCGACACCCTGCGTATGGTCGGTCAGGCCGACACCGGTCCGCGCGTCGGCCCCCTTATGATCAAGCTGCGCGATCCCTCGCGTGCCGCCATCGTCGCCGCGCAGCTGAACCAGATGGGCAACGGGCAGTGGAGGGCCTGGACCCGTCAGGCCCTGGCCGATGCCAATCAGAGCGCCATGTTCGAAGAGGGGCCGCTGATCATCATCCTGGGCGGGGTCACCTTCGTCGGCATCATCATCGGTGTCGCCATCACCTGGCAGACCCTGCGCGGGGCCATCATGGCCAATATCAAGGAGTTCGCATCGCTGCGGGCGCTGGGCGTCGGCATGGGCTCGCTACGCCGGATCGTGGTTGAGCTGAGTTTCTGGGTCGGCGTGGTCGGCGTCGCAGCCGCGATCGGCCTGACCTGGCTGGTGGCCCTTTTCGCTGCTTCGCAAGGCGTGCTTATCGCCCTTCAACCCTTCGCCCTGATCATGGTCGGCGGCGGGCTTATAACCATCGCGATGGTGTCGGGCCTGCTGTCGCTCGGCGTCCTGAAGAATAGCCAGCCGGCGGATCTGCTACGATGA
- the thrB gene encoding homoserine kinase, which yields MAVFTPVSDDQARAFLETYDLGAFRALHPIAEGVENTNYRLETEGALYVLTLFEARIDAASLPFCLGLTDHLAGRGFPAPRPVRNRDGVWVGTLNGRPAAVIEWLSGAWLRDPSPSEVEAAGAMLGRLHLEAGRFAVARVNPVGPVAWRALADRCQTAATGEDRSILDGVEAALIRLGDPWTDDLPRGPIHADYFPDNVLFDEGAVSGVIDFYFGCTDLLAYDLAIALSAWGFDGTGTPIPGAVEAFRRGYERLRPLTPAEAAALPRLGEAAAIRFTLTRLHDRIFHDPTKLVTPKDPGAFFRRAAWWRETA from the coding sequence GTGGCCGTCTTCACTCCGGTTTCGGACGATCAGGCCCGTGCGTTCCTCGAAACCTACGACCTCGGGGCTTTTCGCGCGCTCCACCCCATCGCCGAGGGGGTGGAGAACACCAACTATCGCCTCGAAACCGAAGGGGCCCTCTACGTCCTGACACTGTTCGAGGCGCGCATCGATGCGGCGTCCCTGCCGTTCTGCCTCGGCCTGACCGACCATCTGGCCGGGCGGGGCTTTCCGGCTCCCCGCCCGGTGCGCAATCGCGACGGCGTCTGGGTCGGGACGCTGAACGGGCGACCGGCAGCGGTGATCGAATGGCTGTCCGGGGCGTGGTTGCGGGACCCGTCACCCTCCGAGGTCGAGGCGGCCGGGGCCATGCTGGGGCGGCTGCATCTGGAGGCCGGGCGCTTCGCCGTTGCACGCGTCAATCCGGTCGGGCCGGTGGCCTGGCGCGCCCTGGCCGACCGGTGTCAGACGGCGGCGACCGGAGAGGACCGCTCGATCCTGGACGGGGTCGAGGCGGCCCTGATCCGTCTCGGCGATCCGTGGACGGACGATCTTCCGCGCGGCCCGATCCACGCCGACTATTTCCCCGACAATGTGCTGTTCGACGAAGGCGCGGTCTCCGGCGTCATCGACTTCTATTTCGGGTGCACGGACCTGCTGGCCTATGACCTCGCCATCGCCCTCAGCGCCTGGGGTTTCGACGGCACGGGCACGCCTATTCCAGGCGCGGTCGAGGCCTTCCGTCGGGGCTACGAACGCTTGCGCCCCCTGACCCCGGCCGAGGCCGCCGCCCTGCCGCGTCTGGGCGAAGCCGCCGCGATCCGCTTCACCCTGACCCGCCTGCACGACCGCATCTTCCACGACCCCACCAAGCTGGTGACCCCCAAGGACCCGGGGGCCTTCTTCCGGCGCGCGGCGTGGTGGCGGGAGACGGCGTAG
- a CDS encoding TIGR02281 family clan AA aspartic protease, producing MRFDLQSAIVMGMATVSSLGVAWVLSHQTPREAEAATPSVPTRQPVVVAVTGQPAQIAKSADGHFWAEANIDGHAIRVLVDTGASVVALTREDALRLGLRLTSADFTLTVETASGPAKAASIQLGHVAVAGARVERVEALVVEKGLPHSLLGMSYLGRLSAFEARPTGLTLRP from the coding sequence GTGCGTTTTGACCTGCAATCCGCGATCGTCATGGGCATGGCGACCGTGTCCTCGCTGGGCGTCGCCTGGGTGCTGAGCCATCAGACCCCGCGCGAGGCCGAGGCCGCGACCCCGAGCGTTCCAACCCGTCAGCCCGTCGTCGTTGCCGTCACCGGTCAGCCCGCCCAGATCGCCAAGAGCGCCGACGGTCACTTCTGGGCCGAGGCGAACATCGACGGACACGCCATTCGCGTGCTGGTCGACACCGGTGCCAGCGTGGTCGCCCTGACCCGCGAGGACGCCCTGCGACTGGGCCTGCGCCTGACATCCGCCGATTTCACCCTGACGGTCGAAACCGCCTCCGGCCCTGCGAAGGCCGCCTCGATCCAGCTGGGCCATGTCGCTGTCGCCGGCGCGCGCGTCGAGCGGGTAGAGGCCCTCGTGGTCGAGAAGGGGCTACCGCATTCCCTGCTGGGCATGAGCTATCTGGGTCGCCTGTCGGCCTTCGAGGCCCGCCCGACGGGCCTGACTCTGAGACCCTGA
- a CDS encoding S46 family peptidase, whose protein sequence is MSLRILSAATSGLALALAVIGFQPTPARAEEGMWTFDNFPIARANATLGTSIDQDWLDRVRLSSVRFGGCSAGIVSGQGLVMTNNHCVATCVANLSTQARNYAETGFTPRNREEEAKCPGGTAEVLTDITDVTDRMHAVGTGLTGQAFTQARDAEAGRIEQEACGAATDKRCQVVSLYRGGQFKLYTYKKYTDVRLAFAPEDRAATFGGDLDNFSFPRFAIDAAFIRLYENDAPARTPIHFAWNADKPVEGTPVFVSGSPGATQRLLTMDQLATVRDVVLPMDQLIASELRGRLIRFSEESEENAFIAMDPIVGLENTYKRGLGRMRALTDPAFMATRAESEADFRDRVASNPALTQRAADPWGALSTVQPVARELYPAMALLEGGTGIGTTSVAGGSQLFAWARTLVRGAQERAKPSTERLPEYGDARLSSVQSALFAERPTYPALEQLRMEWWLSKTREWLTVDHPAVRGLLGRESPEQLSARLVEGTTLADPAVRRALWEGGLAAVEASDDPMIQYLLSIQDETRAIRADWETRVQAPTDQASERLATARFEAYGDSVYPDATGTLRLTYGKIEGSDVPGQRWGPFTTFAGLWDRATGAAPFDVAPKLLAARDRIPADTVLDMTVSSDTIGGSSGSPVVNAAGEMVGANFDSTVLTQRNAYGYDRNVNRSVIVTTGAVTVALRDVYDMGRLVEELGAR, encoded by the coding sequence ATGAGCCTGCGTATCCTCAGTGCCGCGACCTCTGGCCTCGCCCTGGCCCTCGCCGTCATCGGTTTCCAGCCGACCCCCGCCCGCGCCGAGGAGGGCATGTGGACCTTCGACAACTTCCCGATCGCGCGGGCCAATGCAACGCTGGGCACCTCCATCGACCAGGACTGGCTGGACCGGGTGCGGCTGAGCTCCGTGCGGTTCGGCGGGTGTTCGGCCGGGATCGTGTCAGGCCAGGGTCTGGTCATGACCAACAACCACTGCGTCGCGACCTGTGTGGCCAATCTGTCGACCCAGGCCCGGAACTATGCCGAGACCGGCTTCACGCCCCGCAACCGCGAGGAAGAGGCGAAATGCCCCGGCGGCACGGCCGAGGTCCTGACCGACATCACCGACGTCACCGACCGGATGCACGCGGTCGGTACCGGCCTGACCGGCCAGGCCTTTACCCAGGCGCGCGACGCCGAGGCAGGCCGGATCGAGCAGGAGGCCTGCGGCGCGGCGACCGACAAACGGTGTCAGGTCGTCAGCCTGTACCGGGGCGGTCAGTTCAAGCTCTACACCTACAAGAAATACACCGACGTCCGTCTGGCCTTCGCGCCCGAGGATCGCGCCGCAACCTTTGGCGGCGACCTGGACAATTTCAGCTTCCCGCGCTTCGCCATCGATGCGGCCTTCATCCGGCTGTACGAGAACGATGCCCCGGCCCGGACCCCCATCCATTTCGCCTGGAATGCCGACAAGCCGGTCGAGGGCACGCCTGTGTTCGTCTCGGGCTCGCCCGGCGCGACCCAGCGGCTGCTGACCATGGACCAGCTGGCGACGGTGCGCGACGTGGTCCTGCCGATGGATCAGCTGATCGCGTCGGAGCTGCGCGGGCGGCTGATCCGGTTCAGCGAGGAGAGCGAGGAGAACGCCTTCATCGCCATGGACCCGATCGTCGGGCTGGAGAACACCTACAAGCGCGGCCTGGGCCGGATGCGGGCGCTGACGGACCCCGCGTTCATGGCGACGCGGGCCGAGAGTGAGGCGGACTTCCGTGATCGTGTCGCGTCCAACCCGGCGCTGACCCAAAGGGCGGCCGATCCCTGGGGTGCCCTGTCCACCGTGCAGCCGGTCGCGCGCGAGCTCTATCCCGCCATGGCCCTGCTGGAAGGCGGCACCGGCATCGGTACGACATCGGTCGCCGGTGGGTCGCAGCTGTTCGCCTGGGCGCGGACGCTGGTGCGGGGTGCTCAGGAGCGGGCGAAGCCTTCCACCGAACGCCTGCCGGAGTATGGCGACGCCCGCCTGTCGTCGGTGCAGTCGGCCCTGTTCGCCGAACGGCCGACCTATCCGGCGCTGGAGCAGCTGCGGATGGAATGGTGGCTGTCCAAGACGCGCGAGTGGCTGACGGTCGATCATCCGGCGGTTCGCGGTCTGCTGGGCCGTGAGTCGCCCGAACAGCTGTCGGCCCGCCTGGTCGAAGGGACGACGCTGGCCGACCCGGCCGTGCGGCGCGCGCTCTGGGAAGGCGGTCTGGCGGCGGTGGAGGCCTCCGACGATCCGATGATCCAGTATCTGCTGTCGATCCAGGACGAGACCCGCGCCATCCGCGCCGACTGGGAAACCCGGGTCCAGGCCCCGACCGACCAGGCGTCCGAGCGGCTGGCCACGGCGCGGTTCGAGGCCTATGGCGACAGCGTCTATCCCGACGCGACCGGCACCCTGCGGCTGACCTACGGCAAGATCGAAGGCTCGGACGTGCCCGGCCAGCGGTGGGGGCCTTTCACCACCTTCGCCGGCCTGTGGGACCGGGCGACGGGGGCCGCGCCGTTCGATGTCGCGCCGAAACTGCTGGCCGCCAGGGATCGCATCCCGGCCGACACCGTGCTGGACATGACTGTGTCGTCCGACACCATCGGCGGTTCGTCCGGGTCACCGGTGGTCAATGCGGCGGGCGAGATGGTGGGGGCGAACTTCGACTCCACTGTCCTGACCCAGCGGAATGCCTATGGCTATGACCGCAACGTCAATCGCAGTGTGATCGTGACCACCGGCGCGGTCACCGTGGCGCTGCGCGACGTCTATGACATGGGTCGTCTGGTCGAGGAGCTGGGCGCGCGTTGA
- the thrC gene encoding threonine synthase → MAQRSDTYVSTRGGAPATNFAEALLRGMAPDGGLYMPATWPTLTAGAWAAGQGYADIATAAMTPFIGDALPAGSLDRALARLIAGFTPPEVTPLVRLEDGLYLLELFHGPTAAFKDLAMQLAASLASEALAASGETLTLVTATSGDTGAAAVAAFADQPRIRLIVLHPHERVSPVQRRQMTTVQAGNVLNLAVRGDFDDCQRLVKGLLADETLRAHGRFSSVNSINWARLAGQIPYYISAVAQAAAMGEKRAPVFVVPTGNFGDAFAGIAARKMGLPVAGFVAAVNSNDALARAINEGVYARKAAVETASVSMDVQAPSNFERLAYEASGRDAALTAGLFADFARKGEVTLPADLLAALRAEVSAVSVDEPTTRAEIAHAHATWGQVVCPHTAVGLSAARGVDRTQGPVIVLATAHPAKFGKDVAPVLGFDPDPPRVIRDLGDRAERFEVIGAEAAEALAAVRGFG, encoded by the coding sequence ATGGCCCAGCGTTCCGATACCTATGTCTCCACGCGCGGCGGCGCACCCGCGACGAATTTCGCCGAGGCGCTGTTGCGCGGCATGGCCCCCGACGGCGGCCTCTACATGCCGGCCACCTGGCCGACGCTGACCGCCGGGGCCTGGGCCGCCGGGCAAGGCTACGCGGACATCGCCACCGCGGCCATGACCCCCTTCATCGGCGATGCCCTGCCCGCCGGATCGCTGGACCGGGCGCTGGCGCGACTGATCGCGGGCTTCACGCCGCCTGAGGTCACGCCACTGGTCCGGCTGGAGGACGGCCTCTATCTGCTGGAGCTGTTCCACGGGCCGACGGCCGCGTTCAAGGACCTGGCCATGCAGCTGGCCGCGTCCCTGGCGTCGGAAGCCCTGGCGGCCTCGGGCGAGACCCTGACCCTGGTCACGGCGACCAGCGGCGACACGGGGGCCGCCGCCGTCGCCGCCTTCGCCGATCAGCCGCGCATCCGCCTGATCGTGCTGCATCCGCACGAGCGGGTGTCGCCCGTCCAGCGCCGCCAGATGACCACGGTCCAGGCCGGTAATGTGCTGAACCTGGCCGTCCGGGGCGATTTCGACGACTGCCAGCGTCTGGTGAAGGGGCTGCTGGCCGACGAGACCCTGCGCGCGCACGGCCGGTTCAGCTCGGTCAATTCGATCAACTGGGCGCGGCTGGCCGGACAGATCCCCTACTATATCTCGGCGGTGGCTCAGGCGGCGGCGATGGGGGAGAAGCGGGCCCCGGTGTTCGTCGTGCCGACGGGTAACTTCGGCGACGCCTTCGCCGGGATCGCGGCCCGGAAGATGGGTCTGCCGGTCGCCGGCTTCGTGGCGGCGGTGAACTCGAACGACGCCTTGGCCCGGGCGATCAATGAGGGCGTCTATGCGCGCAAGGCCGCCGTCGAGACCGCCAGCGTCAGCATGGATGTGCAGGCTCCGTCGAACTTCGAGCGGCTGGCGTACGAGGCCTCTGGCCGCGACGCCGCCCTGACCGCCGGCCTGTTCGCAGACTTTGCCCGGAAGGGCGAGGTCACCCTGCCCGCCGACCTGCTGGCCGCCCTCCGCGCCGAGGTTTCGGCCGTCTCGGTCGATGAGCCGACGACGCGGGCCGAAATCGCCCACGCCCACGCCACCTGGGGCCAGGTCGTCTGCCCCCACACCGCCGTCGGCCTGTCGGCCGCGCGCGGCGTGGACCGGACGCAGGGACCGGTGATCGTCCTCGCTACCGCCCACCCGGCCAAGTTCGGCAAGGACGTTGCACCCGTCCTCGGCTTCGACCCCGACCCGCCCCGGGTCATCCGCGACCTCGGCGACCGGGCGGAGCGGTTCGAGGTGATCGGGGCGGAGGCCGCAGAGGCGCTGGCGGCGGTGCGGGGGTTTGGATGA
- a CDS encoding ABC transporter ATP-binding protein gives MMDFTPDPKPVIHTTAHGKHGDYAIEARGLVKRFKSGKAFVEVLKGVDFDARHGDLTMVMGPSGSGKSTLIAALSGLLRPEQGRVDTLDVDDLWKLSSGRIDRFRLDHCGFIFQGFNLFPALTALQQVEVVLKFQGLTPGQARKRATLALEEVGLGKRLHQRPSALSGGEKQRVAIARALAKDPQILFADEPTSALDGENGQVVIRLLRRAATEHGAAVICVTHDPRLEEWADRVIKIEDGIIISDERRTPNPNATLGSH, from the coding sequence ATGATGGATTTCACGCCCGACCCCAAGCCTGTCATCCACACCACCGCCCACGGCAAGCATGGCGACTATGCGATCGAGGCCAGGGGTCTGGTCAAGCGCTTCAAGTCGGGCAAAGCCTTCGTAGAGGTGCTGAAAGGCGTCGATTTCGACGCGCGGCACGGCGACCTGACCATGGTCATGGGCCCGTCCGGCTCCGGCAAGTCCACCCTGATCGCGGCCCTCAGCGGCCTGCTGCGTCCGGAGCAGGGCCGGGTCGATACCCTGGACGTCGACGATCTGTGGAAGCTGTCGTCGGGCAGGATCGACAGGTTCCGACTGGATCACTGCGGCTTCATCTTCCAGGGTTTCAACCTGTTCCCCGCCCTGACCGCGCTGCAGCAGGTCGAGGTCGTCCTGAAATTCCAGGGCCTGACGCCCGGTCAGGCCAGGAAGCGAGCCACCCTGGCGCTGGAGGAAGTCGGTCTGGGCAAGCGGCTGCACCAGCGCCCGTCCGCCCTGTCCGGTGGGGAAAAGCAGCGGGTCGCCATCGCCCGGGCCCTGGCCAAGGATCCGCAGATCCTGTTTGCCGACGAACCCACATCCGCCCTGGACGGCGAGAACGGCCAGGTGGTCATCCGCCTGCTCCGCCGTGCCGCCACCGAACACGGCGCCGCCGTCATCTGCGTGACCCACGACCCGCGCCTTGAGGAGTGGGCCGACCGGGTCATCAAGATCGAGGACGGCATCATCATCTCCGACGAGCGTCGGACGCCCAATCCCAACGCCACGCTCGGCTCGCACTAG